One stretch of Chryseobacterium fluminis DNA includes these proteins:
- a CDS encoding metallophosphoesterase family protein, with the protein MTKILLLSDSHSYIDDRILEYAGQADEIWHGGDFGSTDVIEQLEKIKPLRGVYGNIDNAEIRSEFPEVNRFFCENVEVLMIHIGGYPGKYTPAAKREITEKAPKLFISGHSHILKAMFDQKNNLLHLNPGACGKQGWHKTRTMMRFTIDGSEVKDLEIIELGSKF; encoded by the coding sequence ATGACAAAAATCCTCCTCCTTTCCGACTCTCATTCTTACATCGATGACCGCATATTAGAATATGCCGGTCAGGCTGATGAAATATGGCACGGCGGAGATTTCGGAAGTACGGATGTGATCGAACAGCTTGAGAAAATAAAGCCTTTAAGAGGAGTGTACGGAAATATCGACAATGCAGAAATCCGTTCAGAATTTCCCGAGGTAAACCGTTTTTTCTGTGAAAATGTGGAAGTTCTGATGATTCATATCGGCGGTTACCCCGGAAAGTATACTCCGGCCGCTAAGAGAGAGATTACCGAAAAGGCGCCGAAACTTTTTATCTCAGGACATTCTCATATTTTAAAAGCCATGTTTGATCAGAAAAATAATCTGCTTCATTTAAATCCGGGAGCATGTGGAAAACAGGGCTGGCACAAAACCAGAACGATGATGCGCTTCACGATTGACGGAAGTGAAGTGAAAGATCTGGAAATTATTGAACTCGGATCAAAATTCTAA
- a CDS encoding SixA phosphatase family protein: protein MKKLILVRHAKSDWPEETEDFDRPLADKGLEDAINMSRFLKTNNISIDYLVSSPAVRALNTCEIFNQTYNTSITTNEKLYNPLERNFESVIYDLDDRHDSVAFFSHNNGISNFANSMSENIFHFPTCGVAGFEIDCNSWSEFDGARKKLLFFYEPGKI from the coding sequence ATGAAGAAACTCATCCTCGTAAGACATGCCAAAAGCGACTGGCCTGAAGAAACGGAAGACTTCGACAGACCTTTGGCAGACAAGGGTTTAGAAGATGCCATAAACATGTCCCGTTTTTTAAAAACAAACAACATTTCGATAGATTACCTCGTATCGAGCCCGGCAGTACGCGCATTAAATACATGTGAAATTTTTAATCAGACGTATAATACCAGTATTACCACCAACGAGAAACTGTATAATCCTCTGGAACGAAATTTCGAATCTGTCATTTACGATCTGGATGATCGCCATGATTCGGTGGCTTTTTTCTCTCACAACAATGGTATTTCTAATTTTGCGAATTCTATGTCGGAAAATATTTTTCATTTCCCGACCTGCGGTGTTGCAGGTTTTGAGATCGACTGCAATTCGTGGTCTGAGTTTGACGGCGCCCGTAAGAAGCTTTTATTCTTTTATGAACCCGGGAAAATCTAG
- a CDS encoding DUF3822 family protein — MNVLNLLFTKDGLIYQIVKNKSILEEKSYFVNEESPENFIDEKLDEVLLKQRFDEIQVISALNHFTLMPEGFSEHDAGYDLISYNAHVERENEELMLSVNKKFGIQFYYTFPKKFYKKIKELAFPVHFNFSGERFLNSIHHKSKKEIHINLYHHQCEFFAIDNKKLILYNNLDVNSEVDFLYFVMFTLSKIGFGINETNFFAYGETTENETFISELQKFVKNLKIVFDNIPTKNFILN; from the coding sequence ATGAACGTACTTAATTTACTTTTTACCAAAGACGGGCTCATCTACCAAATTGTGAAGAATAAAAGCATTTTGGAAGAAAAGTCTTATTTTGTTAACGAAGAGTCTCCGGAAAATTTCATTGATGAAAAGCTGGATGAGGTTTTACTTAAACAGAGATTTGATGAAATTCAGGTCATTTCGGCACTGAATCATTTCACCCTGATGCCAGAAGGTTTTTCCGAGCATGATGCAGGATATGATCTCATTTCCTACAATGCTCACGTCGAACGGGAAAATGAAGAACTTATGCTTTCTGTAAACAAGAAATTCGGTATCCAGTTTTATTATACGTTCCCCAAAAAATTTTATAAGAAGATCAAAGAACTTGCCTTTCCTGTTCACTTTAACTTTTCAGGAGAAAGATTTTTAAATTCAATTCATCATAAAAGCAAAAAAGAGATTCATATTAATCTATATCATCATCAGTGCGAATTTTTTGCAATAGATAACAAAAAACTCATTTTATACAATAACCTGGATGTGAATTCGGAAGTTGATTTTCTTTATTTTGTCATGTTTACATTAAGTAAAATCGGTTTTGGAATTAATGAAACCAATTTTTTTGCTTATGGTGAAACTACTGAAAACGAAACTTTTATTTCGGAATTACAGAAATTTGTAAAAAATCTGAAAATTGTATTTGATAATATTCCGACCAAAAACTTCATCCTAAATTAG
- a CDS encoding zinc metalloprotease: MKLSDPQPGEWRYSRSETFQTFAEFQKTRKIIPVNRKNIIYLQPIGKFNDLQQKEIVLTREYLKAYFQLETKILPILSNNIFPKSVKRIFRDAQGQVLAGYVLDSILMNRKPDDAVVVMGITERDLFPKPEWNYVFGLASHAGGVG; encoded by the coding sequence GTGAAGCTCTCTGATCCTCAGCCCGGAGAATGGAGGTACAGCCGGAGTGAAACATTCCAGACCTTTGCCGAATTTCAAAAGACCCGGAAAATAATTCCCGTTAATAGAAAAAATATAATTTACCTGCAGCCTATCGGAAAATTTAATGACCTGCAGCAAAAAGAAATTGTTCTGACCAGAGAGTATTTAAAAGCTTATTTTCAACTGGAAACAAAGATTCTTCCCATTCTGTCCAATAATATTTTCCCGAAGTCTGTCAAAAGAATTTTCAGAGACGCGCAGGGACAGGTGTTAGCAGGATATGTTCTCGACAGTATTCTGATGAACCGTAAGCCGGATGATGCAGTGGTAGTGATGGGAATTACGGAAAGAGATCTTTTTCCAAAGCCTGAATGGAATTATGTCTTTGGGCTGGCTTCCCATGCAGGCGGAGTCGGCTAA
- a CDS encoding NHL repeat-containing protein: MLRVVIVSAFLLWSCNPKAQDSPKNEDLKVEFSLPKKLKEVSGIALSKDKKIIWAIEDQGNKNVVYALDAQGKQVADVMVNDAENNDWEDITADPQGNIYIGDFGNNDNNRQNLAILKLDLKDIYQKSTNVIQTTRFRYEGQTEFPPKKSNWLYDCEAFVEMDGNFYLFTKNRSKGFDGTFLVFRIPNKEGDFEAKLIGQLKLNGKYSDAAITSAAINSTKDKIVLLSHKNIHVLSGFSPNDFNKAKIQKISLNHNSQKEAVVFLDDKTLLIADEKDKNTGGNVYRFSLQ, encoded by the coding sequence ATGTTGCGTGTTGTTATTGTATCGGCATTTTTGTTGTGGAGCTGTAATCCGAAAGCTCAGGATTCGCCTAAAAATGAAGACCTGAAAGTGGAGTTTTCGTTACCGAAGAAACTGAAGGAAGTTTCAGGTATTGCCCTGTCAAAAGATAAAAAGATAATTTGGGCGATTGAAGACCAGGGAAATAAAAATGTGGTTTACGCGCTGGATGCACAGGGAAAGCAGGTCGCTGATGTAATGGTGAATGATGCTGAAAATAATGATTGGGAAGATATTACTGCAGATCCACAGGGAAATATTTACATCGGTGATTTCGGGAATAACGATAACAACAGACAGAACCTGGCGATTTTAAAATTAGATTTAAAGGATATTTACCAGAAGAGCACAAATGTAATTCAGACCACAAGATTCCGCTATGAAGGTCAGACAGAATTTCCTCCGAAAAAATCGAACTGGCTTTATGACTGTGAAGCATTCGTGGAAATGGACGGAAACTTTTATCTGTTTACCAAAAACAGGAGCAAGGGTTTTGACGGTACTTTTTTAGTTTTCAGGATTCCCAATAAGGAAGGGGATTTCGAAGCAAAACTGATCGGCCAGTTAAAACTTAACGGAAAGTACAGCGATGCAGCGATAACTTCCGCCGCGATCAACAGTACGAAAGATAAAATTGTTCTGTTAAGTCATAAAAATATTCATGTCCTTTCAGGATTTTCACCCAATGATTTTAATAAGGCAAAAATTCAGAAGATATCATTAAACCACAATTCTCAGAAAGAAGCGGTAGTTTTCCTGGATGATAAAACATTGCTGATAGCCGATGAAAAAGACAAGAACACAGGCGGAAATGTATACCGGTTTTCTTTACAATAA
- the def gene encoding peptide deformylase — protein sequence MILPIRAFGDPVLRKVGKDIEKDYPELQELIENMFETMNSANGIGLAAPQIGLDIRLFVIDVSPLADDEDYEDIKDELKDFKKVFINAKILEESGDEWKFNEGCLSIPDVREDVKRKSTILIEYYDENFVKHTETFSDIRARVIQHEYDHIEGTLFTDHLSSLKKKLVKGKLTKISQGDVSINYKMRFPK from the coding sequence ATGATTTTACCAATAAGAGCCTTTGGGGATCCTGTTTTGAGAAAAGTGGGAAAGGATATAGAAAAAGATTATCCCGAATTACAGGAATTGATTGAAAATATGTTCGAAACGATGAATAGTGCAAATGGCATAGGTTTGGCCGCACCGCAGATCGGTCTGGATATTCGTCTGTTTGTAATCGATGTTTCTCCGCTTGCGGATGATGAAGATTATGAAGATATTAAAGATGAGCTGAAAGATTTTAAAAAAGTTTTCATCAATGCTAAAATTCTTGAAGAATCCGGTGATGAGTGGAAATTTAATGAAGGGTGCCTTTCGATTCCGGACGTAAGAGAGGATGTAAAAAGAAAAAGTACCATTCTTATCGAATATTATGATGAAAATTTCGTTAAGCATACGGAAACTTTTTCCGATATTAGAGCCCGCGTAATTCAGCATGAGTATGACCATATTGAAGGTACGCTGTTTACCGACCATTTAAGTTCTCTAAAAAAGAAACTGGTGAAAGGGAAGCTGACGAAAATCTCTCAGGGTGATGTAAGCATTAACTACAAGATGAGATTTCCAAAATAA
- a CDS encoding T9SS type A sorting domain-containing protein, translating to MKKQFYFILFLLLLSGSKMQSQATATVFITDLSSPNPMVIDGHTMYIGLYELNKIVKINLSQPGLPPTDVVTGVNRPYGLALKDHTLYISEFGANRISKFNLNGSGTSAEIMLSNISSPIGLEFSGNDLYIALEGDNKIAKIDVTQPNPQVKDIASAASPFDIEIVGNDLYFTERFQGKVSKVSLNSSGAPTTVVQGLSYPSGISHYGNEIFVCEADAAKVSKFNITQPNPVLSVGIASSEFIYPSGIITKEKTIFVSDFFSGSLLKTDLAALSVSEQTNKNKISVYPNPAKEYLTVANVKSKDYKIFDMAGNLIVSGRIERNTVNVSQLIKGNYIIQIGDVIKKFIKN from the coding sequence ATGAAAAAACAATTTTATTTCATCCTATTTCTACTCCTTTTAAGCGGAAGTAAAATGCAATCACAGGCGACAGCCACTGTCTTTATTACCGATCTTTCCTCTCCGAATCCCATGGTAATAGATGGTCATACAATGTATATCGGTCTCTACGAGCTGAATAAAATAGTGAAGATAAACCTGAGTCAGCCGGGTTTGCCCCCTACTGATGTGGTAACCGGTGTTAACAGACCCTACGGGCTGGCACTGAAAGATCATACTTTATATATTTCCGAGTTCGGAGCAAACAGGATATCTAAATTTAATCTCAACGGCTCCGGTACAAGTGCTGAAATTATGCTCTCCAACATCAGCAGCCCCATAGGATTGGAGTTTTCGGGAAATGATCTGTATATAGCTCTCGAAGGAGATAATAAGATTGCCAAAATAGATGTCACTCAACCCAATCCTCAAGTGAAAGATATAGCGTCCGCAGCTTCACCGTTTGACATTGAAATTGTAGGAAATGACTTGTACTTTACCGAAAGATTTCAGGGTAAAGTTTCAAAGGTCAGCTTAAACAGTTCCGGTGCACCAACAACAGTGGTTCAGGGCTTAAGCTACCCTTCAGGTATTAGCCATTATGGTAATGAAATATTTGTATGTGAAGCCGATGCTGCTAAAGTTTCTAAATTCAATATCACCCAGCCCAACCCCGTCCTGTCTGTGGGTATTGCTTCCAGTGAATTTATTTATCCTTCAGGAATTATTACAAAGGAAAAAACAATATTCGTTTCAGATTTCTTCTCAGGTTCATTACTGAAAACAGACCTAGCAGCATTATCAGTTTCTGAACAAACTAATAAGAATAAAATCTCAGTTTACCCAAATCCCGCCAAAGAATATCTTACGGTAGCAAATGTTAAGTCAAAAGATTATAAAATTTTCGATATGGCAGGAAATCTCATTGTATCAGGCAGAATAGAAAGAAATACGGTCAATGTAAGCCAGCTTATAAAAGGAAACTACATAATCCAGATCGGTGATGTTATTAAAAAATTTATTAAAAATTAA
- a CDS encoding serine hydrolase, with the protein MKQKISFFFLLLAVGLFNAQIEERKLDELIRNTLKTFDVPGMSVGVIKDGKVIYSKGFGVRSLTTKQPMDDQTLVGIASNSKGFTCTALAILADEGKLDWDDKVSQYIPEFQMYDPYVSQNITIRDLVTHRAGLGLGQGDLMFFPEGGNLTVNDIVHHVRYLKPENPFRTTLDYNNIMFIVAGDVIHRVSGLSWADFIEQRIMKPVGMTSSFGSYSRAKAVTNKIDAHAPVDGKAVAVPHDWNETANAAGGIMSNIKDMTTWAECLMNNFTTKDGNKLVSDKNVQQLWSLQIPDRVAAKNPYDTSFYGYGMGWFLSDVKGHKQVQHTGGLIGTVTQFTIIPDLKLGIVVLTNQQSGAAFNTITNTVKDAYLGIADRNWLKNYGDRMEKAEEEFARQKKEAFAQSEAFRKDKTLQPKAEQFVGTYHDVWFGDAEISPQGNSYRIFCKSSPRLKGELLPYSNNTFIIKWDDRSYDADAYIIFDYDENGIAQAARLKPISEVTDFSFDFEDLDFKKK; encoded by the coding sequence ATGAAACAGAAAATTTCTTTTTTCTTTCTTCTCCTGGCGGTAGGGCTTTTTAATGCACAGATTGAAGAGAGAAAGCTGGACGAACTGATCCGAAATACCTTAAAAACGTTCGATGTACCCGGAATGTCCGTAGGCGTTATCAAAGATGGTAAAGTGATTTATTCTAAAGGTTTTGGTGTACGCTCATTAACGACAAAGCAGCCCATGGACGATCAGACCTTAGTGGGGATTGCGTCCAATTCCAAAGGCTTTACCTGTACGGCATTGGCCATACTGGCAGATGAAGGGAAGCTGGACTGGGATGATAAAGTGTCACAATATATTCCCGAATTTCAAATGTATGATCCTTATGTTTCTCAAAACATCACCATCAGAGATCTGGTGACGCACAGAGCCGGATTGGGTCTTGGACAGGGCGATTTAATGTTCTTTCCAGAAGGCGGAAATCTTACGGTAAACGATATCGTTCACCATGTAAGGTATCTGAAGCCTGAAAATCCGTTCAGAACGACATTAGATTATAATAATATTATGTTTATTGTGGCGGGAGACGTTATTCACAGAGTTTCCGGTCTAAGCTGGGCAGATTTTATTGAACAGAGAATTATGAAGCCTGTCGGGATGACTTCCAGCTTCGGAAGCTACAGCAGGGCAAAAGCAGTTACCAATAAAATTGATGCCCATGCGCCTGTAGACGGTAAAGCGGTCGCAGTTCCGCATGATTGGAATGAGACGGCCAATGCGGCAGGAGGAATTATGAGTAATATCAAAGACATGACGACCTGGGCAGAATGTCTGATGAATAATTTTACCACAAAAGACGGTAATAAATTAGTTTCGGATAAAAATGTTCAGCAGCTCTGGAGTCTGCAGATTCCGGACAGGGTCGCTGCAAAAAATCCATATGATACAAGCTTTTACGGATATGGGATGGGCTGGTTTCTAAGTGATGTGAAAGGTCACAAACAGGTTCAGCACACCGGCGGATTAATCGGTACCGTTACTCAGTTTACCATAATTCCGGATCTGAAGCTGGGAATTGTGGTGCTAACCAATCAGCAGTCCGGGGCGGCCTTCAATACCATTACCAATACGGTGAAAGATGCTTACCTGGGAATTGCAGACAGAAACTGGCTGAAAAATTACGGAGACAGAATGGAAAAAGCGGAGGAGGAATTTGCCAGGCAGAAGAAAGAAGCCTTTGCCCAATCAGAGGCCTTCAGAAAGGATAAAACTCTTCAGCCTAAAGCGGAGCAGTTTGTAGGAACATATCATGATGTCTGGTTCGGAGATGCTGAGATTTCCCCTCAGGGAAATTCTTACCGAATATTCTGCAAAAGCTCTCCACGACTGAAGGGAGAATTGCTTCCGTATTCAAATAATACCTTCATCATAAAATGGGACGACAGAAGTTATGATGCTGATGCCTATATTATTTTTGATTATGATGAGAACGGCATAGCACAGGCTGCACGGTTAAAACCAATTTCTGAAGTAACGGATTTCAGTTTTGATTTTGAGGATCTGGATTTCAAAAAAAAGTAA
- a CDS encoding Smr/MutS family protein yields the protein MKIGDKVSVVDEDLSGVITSVHDHMVVFKDIYGFTYQYPKDKLVPKDVDLYENIKVIKKAEPRKVISKKHQKNHLVLDLHFHNLVKYPNEYDSFERLFMQKEKLLQVIAFCRKNNLKRLEIVHGIGDGVLQRMVLDVLESQSHLDFYNKEILHHQSGAVMVEFH from the coding sequence ATGAAGATCGGTGATAAAGTTTCGGTAGTAGATGAGGATCTGAGCGGAGTGATAACCTCGGTTCATGATCATATGGTTGTTTTTAAAGATATCTACGGATTTACGTATCAATACCCAAAAGACAAACTTGTTCCTAAAGATGTTGATCTCTATGAAAATATTAAAGTCATCAAAAAAGCCGAGCCCCGGAAAGTAATTTCTAAAAAACATCAGAAAAATCATTTGGTTTTAGACCTCCATTTTCATAATTTAGTAAAATATCCTAATGAATACGACAGTTTTGAAAGGCTCTTCATGCAGAAAGAAAAATTACTGCAGGTTATTGCATTCTGCAGGAAAAATAATCTGAAGAGGCTGGAGATTGTTCACGGTATTGGTGACGGCGTTTTACAGAGAATGGTTCTGGATGTTCTGGAGAGCCAGAGTCATCTGGATTTTTATAATAAGGAAATACTTCACCATCAATCGGGTGCGGTAATGGTAGAATTTCACTAA
- a CDS encoding DUF5606 family protein: MLLEKIISISGKPGLYKLVSQLRSGFIIEDVTSKKKVSIGNSSQVSLLDNIAMFTFDKEVPLFEVFENIAKNYDYKEAIPHKSSDAELKEFMTASLPNYDTERVYASDIKKLAQWYNILQKAGYITPESFVKAEPETLDGEPAEEVSLETEATKKSAAPKTEKPAAPKVKATSAAKAAPKSTHTKKG, translated from the coding sequence ATGCTGTTAGAAAAAATAATTTCAATCTCTGGAAAACCAGGACTTTACAAATTAGTTTCTCAATTAAGAAGCGGATTCATTATTGAAGATGTAACGAGTAAGAAGAAAGTAAGTATCGGAAATTCAAGCCAGGTAAGCTTGTTGGATAATATCGCGATGTTTACATTTGATAAGGAAGTTCCTTTGTTTGAAGTTTTTGAAAATATTGCCAAGAACTACGATTATAAAGAGGCTATCCCTCATAAATCGTCTGACGCTGAGCTGAAAGAATTCATGACGGCTTCATTACCTAACTATGATACAGAGAGGGTATATGCTTCCGATATCAAAAAACTGGCTCAGTGGTATAATATCCTTCAGAAAGCAGGATATATTACTCCGGAGAGCTTCGTAAAAGCAGAACCTGAAACTTTAGACGGTGAACCTGCTGAAGAGGTAAGCTTAGAAACTGAAGCGACTAAAAAAAGTGCAGCTCCGAAGACTGAAAAGCCCGCAGCTCCAAAAGTAAAAGCTACTTCTGCAGCAAAAGCAGCTCCTAAAAGTACGCATACCAAGAAAGGATAA
- a CDS encoding zinc metalloprotease, giving the protein MYRFADWSLTESNFNKGLERLIKISSHEIGHMFRISHCLNANCVINGTNGLGETDTHFAHACSLCQQKLNSGIRYNNRKRMTDLKHFEKQHLHSEWSRVQKDLNIIK; this is encoded by the coding sequence ATGTACCGCTTTGCAGACTGGAGCCTTACGGAATCCAATTTTAACAAAGGTCTGGAGAGATTAATAAAGATCAGTTCGCACGAAATCGGACATATGTTCAGGATCAGTCATTGCCTGAACGCCAACTGTGTCATAAACGGCACCAACGGTCTCGGTGAAACAGACACTCATTTTGCCCATGCCTGCTCACTCTGCCAGCAGAAACTCAATTCAGGCATCCGGTATAATAATCGTAAGCGGATGACTGACCTTAAGCACTTTGAAAAACAGCATTTACATTCTGAATGGTCGCGGGTACAAAAAGATCTAAATATAATTAAGTAA
- a CDS encoding FUSC family protein: MKISNPTTHRFQYLLEFKQTERKWHFPFLAALCIGSCLFIGYFLGKPNYGALSSLGALTILYFTSAHITQKMIHLAICAFGIVFSFTISSFFAFNIYFAAVSVGIISFLAHFISSYFKIPPPGNFFFIMVAAMASTYTFDLELIPTRVGLVAMGAILSCSFAFIYSVFIEKSRVVTVPRRAFNKRRYTKFVESAIIGFFMALTLVIGHLLQFKNTYWISIAAVAIIQGRNFEHVRQRNMHRILGTFIGIGFAWIILLFNPDKIMMIVIITILQFVIELLIVRNYGLAVVFITPLTILLAETGSDIHHNVENLMQARLIDTIIGSFMGLTAGFFLHHQQIINNLEKNIRFSYFQFKKLKK, translated from the coding sequence ATGAAGATCAGTAATCCTACGACGCACAGATTTCAATATCTGCTTGAATTTAAGCAGACGGAAAGGAAATGGCATTTCCCCTTCCTGGCTGCATTATGTATCGGGAGCTGCCTGTTCATTGGGTATTTTCTTGGAAAGCCTAATTATGGAGCGCTTTCAAGTCTGGGCGCATTAACGATTTTATATTTTACATCGGCTCACATTACCCAGAAAATGATCCATCTCGCGATCTGTGCATTCGGAATCGTATTTTCTTTTACCATAAGTTCATTTTTTGCATTTAATATTTATTTTGCAGCAGTATCGGTCGGAATTATTTCGTTTTTAGCTCACTTTATTTCATCGTATTTTAAAATCCCGCCACCCGGAAATTTTTTCTTTATCATGGTGGCTGCCATGGCCAGTACGTATACCTTTGATCTGGAATTAATTCCCACAAGAGTAGGACTGGTTGCCATGGGGGCAATCCTGTCGTGCTCATTTGCCTTTATATATTCGGTCTTCATTGAAAAAAGTCGGGTGGTAACCGTGCCGAGAAGAGCTTTTAACAAACGAAGATATACCAAGTTTGTCGAAAGTGCCATCATCGGTTTCTTTATGGCGCTGACTTTAGTGATCGGCCATCTTTTACAGTTTAAAAATACATACTGGATTTCTATTGCTGCTGTTGCGATTATCCAGGGGCGAAACTTTGAACATGTGCGACAGAGGAATATGCACCGGATTTTGGGAACGTTCATAGGAATTGGTTTTGCATGGATTATTTTATTATTTAATCCCGATAAGATTATGATGATCGTCATCATCACCATATTGCAGTTTGTCATTGAGCTTCTGATTGTAAGAAATTACGGTCTTGCAGTAGTTTTTATCACTCCGCTGACGATTCTGCTGGCAGAAACCGGAAGCGATATTCATCATAATGTTGAAAATCTGATGCAGGCAAGACTTATCGATACGATTATCGGAAGTTTCATGGGGCTGACGGCTGGATTTTTCCTCCATCATCAGCAGATTATTAATAACTTAGAGAAAAATATAAGGTTCTCTTATTTCCAGTTTAAAAAATTAAAAAAATAG
- the ruvX gene encoding Holliday junction resolvase RuvX, with protein sequence MGQIIAIDYGKARCGIAATDDMQIIASGLDTVQTQSLVEFLKKYFTDNKVDDVVIGLPVDLKGNISEIEKDILKFIDIFKKEFPTIQVHRFDERFTSKMASFFISQSGKTKKKRQEKGLIDKVSATIILQNFLEQRTR encoded by the coding sequence ATGGGACAGATCATTGCAATAGACTATGGAAAGGCCCGTTGTGGTATCGCTGCGACGGACGATATGCAGATCATTGCGAGTGGTCTCGATACGGTACAGACTCAATCATTAGTTGAATTTTTGAAAAAATATTTCACTGATAATAAAGTAGATGATGTGGTTATCGGGCTTCCCGTAGATTTGAAAGGAAATATTTCTGAAATCGAAAAGGACATTTTAAAGTTCATAGATATTTTTAAAAAAGAGTTTCCGACCATTCAGGTTCATCGTTTTGATGAAAGATTTACATCCAAGATGGCCTCATTTTTTATTTCTCAGAGTGGAAAGACCAAAAAAAAGAGGCAGGAAAAGGGATTAATAGATAAAGTAAGCGCAACTATCATATTGCAGAATTTTTTAGAACAAAGAACAAGATGA
- a CDS encoding RsmD family RNA methyltransferase: MYRIISGKWKAKKIAAPKNFDVRPTTDFAKEALFSILENTYDMQSISVLDLFAGIGSISFEFASRGCQDITSVEMNPKHTSFLNSTASELGFSLQVNVQRGDVFDWLKKFRNKKSFEIVFSDAPFEMEEKKYHELISLVLNNKYLKSNGILVVEHQSRMKFDHPNLIDSRKYGNVSFSFFEPNKEETDTLEM, from the coding sequence ATGTACAGAATAATTTCAGGCAAGTGGAAAGCCAAGAAAATAGCAGCTCCTAAAAATTTTGATGTAAGACCTACTACAGACTTTGCAAAGGAAGCTTTGTTCAGTATTCTGGAGAATACGTATGACATGCAGTCGATTTCTGTACTTGACCTGTTTGCCGGAATAGGTTCTATAAGCTTTGAATTTGCATCACGGGGCTGTCAGGATATCACTTCCGTGGAAATGAATCCCAAACACACTTCATTTTTGAATTCTACGGCTTCAGAGCTGGGATTCAGCTTACAGGTAAATGTACAGCGAGGTGATGTTTTTGACTGGCTTAAAAAATTCAGGAATAAAAAATCTTTTGAGATCGTCTTCTCTGATGCTCCTTTTGAAATGGAAGAAAAAAAATACCACGAATTAATCTCACTGGTTTTAAACAATAAATATTTAAAATCCAATGGAATTCTGGTCGTTGAGCATCAAAGCCGGATGAAATTCGACCATCCCAATCTTATTGACAGCAGAAAATACGGAAATGTAAGTTTCAGCTTTTTTGAACCGAATAAAGAAGAAACAGATACTCTGGAAATGTAA
- the mazG gene encoding nucleoside triphosphate pyrophosphohydrolase yields MNTKQEKLEAFGRLLDIMDDLREKCPWDQKQTLESLRHLTLEETYELSDAILQNDLQEIKKELGDVLLHLVFYAKIGSEKESFDMADVINSLNEKLIFRHPHIYGDTKVKDEEEVKQNWEKLKLKEGNTSILGGVPKSLPSLVKAYRIQDKVKGIGFEFHDAEDAWKKVDEEIQEFHLETDPDKKEQELGDVFFSLINYARISGINPDSALERTNLKFIARFRKMESLALQKNIMLADMSLEEMDVLWEEAKKILNEDQ; encoded by the coding sequence ATGAATACCAAACAGGAAAAACTGGAAGCATTCGGAAGATTATTGGATATTATGGATGATTTGCGCGAAAAATGTCCGTGGGATCAGAAGCAGACCTTAGAATCTCTCCGGCATCTGACCCTGGAGGAGACCTACGAACTTTCCGATGCTATTCTGCAGAATGACCTGCAGGAAATAAAAAAGGAGCTTGGAGATGTGCTTCTCCACCTTGTTTTTTATGCGAAAATAGGCTCTGAAAAAGAAAGCTTTGATATGGCAGATGTCATCAATTCCCTCAATGAGAAACTAATTTTCCGCCATCCGCATATTTACGGAGACACAAAGGTGAAAGATGAAGAAGAAGTAAAGCAGAATTGGGAAAAACTGAAACTGAAAGAAGGCAATACTTCGATTCTGGGCGGTGTTCCGAAAAGCCTCCCGAGTCTGGTAAAAGCGTACAGAATCCAGGATAAAGTAAAAGGAATCGGTTTCGAATTTCATGATGCCGAAGATGCCTGGAAAAAAGTAGATGAAGAGATTCAGGAATTTCATCTGGAAACAGATCCTGATAAAAAAGAACAGGAATTAGGAGACGTTTTCTTTTCATTGATCAACTATGCCCGGATCTCAGGAATTAACCCTGACTCTGCCTTAGAAAGAACAAATCTGAAGTTTATTGCCAGATTCCGGAAAATGGAAAGCCTGGCTTTACAGAAAAATATAATGCTTGCCGATATGTCTCTGGAGGAAATGGATGTTCTGTGGGAAGAAGCCAAGAAAATTTTAAATGAAGATCAGTAA